From Pedobacter indicus, a single genomic window includes:
- a CDS encoding helix-turn-helix domain-containing protein, whose product MEALYIGENVEVDERLKNVINRFYYVSAHEIDTAIAYHYPPSLEMMIIFNFGPPIRCSFGESDVYDQSLEKIAVIGPLRTIMNYELAPCSELVVLPFIFDGFYRFLSLSIEGLSGGKLSEHEVSEYNSSLEKIWKALAELPTNAERVVWMSNYLIKHLNPSSQGALPLLDSIPYLNSALNPVKVIAQDHDVSERTIQKRFKKYTGYSPKELIRFLRFKQIITYISGKELKDIDWFEIIYKFDYHDQSHLSKDFKYFTGVSPSKFVSQNLERNFCFHPDEY is encoded by the coding sequence ATGGAAGCTTTATATATTGGTGAAAATGTTGAGGTTGATGAGCGGCTCAAGAATGTAATCAATCGATTTTATTATGTTAGTGCGCATGAGATCGATACCGCCATTGCCTATCATTACCCTCCTTCTTTAGAGATGATGATTATTTTTAATTTTGGTCCGCCGATTCGTTGTTCATTTGGAGAAAGTGATGTATATGATCAGTCATTGGAAAAGATTGCTGTGATTGGTCCTTTACGGACGATAATGAATTACGAATTGGCACCTTGTTCGGAATTGGTGGTGTTGCCTTTTATTTTCGACGGGTTCTACCGATTTCTTTCGCTATCGATAGAAGGTTTATCCGGAGGTAAATTAAGTGAACATGAAGTGTCTGAATATAATTCGTCATTGGAGAAGATATGGAAAGCGCTTGCGGAATTGCCCACAAACGCCGAAAGAGTAGTTTGGATGAGCAATTATTTGATAAAGCACCTTAATCCATCATCACAAGGAGCATTGCCATTATTAGACTCGATTCCGTACCTGAACTCAGCACTGAACCCGGTAAAAGTTATCGCTCAGGATCATGATGTATCGGAAAGAACCATCCAGAAGCGATTTAAGAAATACACTGGTTATTCCCCGAAAGAGTTAATACGATTTCTGAGGTTTAAGCAAATCATAACCTATATTTCTGGGAAAGAATTAAAAGATATAGATTGGTTTGAAATCATTTATAAATTCGATTATCATGATCAGAGTCATTTGAGTAAAGATTTTAAATACTTTACGGGGGTTTCGCCTTCAAAGTTTGTTTCTCAAA